The following proteins are encoded in a genomic region of Ostrea edulis chromosome 7, xbOstEdul1.1, whole genome shotgun sequence:
- the LOC125655365 gene encoding uncharacterized protein LOC125655365, translated as MSPKTDVCPVCEQHKDHIQSAMTENDKLAALDKYSAHLNEVKVERQLYNQCVTNARTEVAEQPVPVQAASPMSTELNNVHYTFDYSQAVSIPHHVCQVGPLYFATPRKIQLFGVAMEGIKKQINFLVDEDSTPGKNGTHVKGAIGVISMLHYCFENFGLGEKECHLHCDNASGENKNKFMLAYLLWRTLSGKHSQIHLHMQVPYHGKSLVDAGFAYIKKLYRRSEVDSLDQLASVVRKSATSNEVVVFGGADGEWLDWKTFASNYFIPFKGIRKFRHFAFQADKPGIVVAKEVPDSPGTELKLLKAGVDIDAIQPPRVIPAAGLTRERIQYLFKFIRPFVRAPYKDVVAPSPNAQEE; from the exons atgtcACCCAAGACTGATGTATGTCCTGTCTGTGAACAACACAAAGATCACATTCAATCGGCCATGACAGAAAACGATAAGTTAGCTGCTCTAGACAAATATAGTGCACATCTGaatgaagtgaaagtagaacgaCAG TTATATAACCAGTGTGTCACTAATGCGAGAACTGAGGTAGCTGAGCAACCAGTCCCGGTACAGGCAGCTTCGCCGATGTCAACAGAGCTTAACAATGTCCATTATACCTTCGATTACTCGCAGGCCGTATCCATCCCGCATCATGTTTGTCAAGTTGGACCTCTCTATTTTGCTACACCTAGAAAGATTCAGTTGTTTGGAGTTGCTATGGAGG GTATAAAGAAGCAGATCAACTTTCTAGTAGATGAGGATTCGACACCGGGGAAAAACGGAACACATGTCAAGGGCGCTATTGGCGTAATTTCCATGCTTCATTATTGTTTTGAGAATTTTGGTCTGGGTGAAAAAGAATGCCACTTACACTGCGATAACGCTTCAG gggaaaacaaaaataaattcatgttGGCGTACTTACTTTGGAGAACGCTGAGTGGCAAGCACTCCCAAATACATTTGCACATGCAAGTTCCATACCATGGCAAAAGCTTAGTGGACGCTGGATTTGCTTacataaaaaaattatacagaAGGTCAGAGGTTGATTCATTGGATCAGTTAGCATCCGTAGTCAGAAAAAGCGCGACATCTAACGAAGTGGTTGTGTTCGGTGGTGCTGATGGAGAATGGCTGGATTGGAAAACATTTGCATCCAACTATTTCATCCCCTTCAAGGGTATTAGAAAATTCAGACACTTTGCTTTCCAAGCAGATAAGCCAG GTATTGTTGTAGCTAAAGAAGTGCCAGACTCACCCGGAACAGAATTAAAACTGCTGAAAGCAGGCGTGGATATAGATGCCATCCAGCCTCCAAGAGTCATCCCCGCAGCTGGTTTGACCAGAGAGAGAATACAATACCTGTTTAAATTTATTAGACCTTTTGTCAGGGCCCCGTATAAGGATGTAGTCGCCCCCTCACCCAACGCCCAGGAAGAATAA